The following proteins are encoded in a genomic region of Sneathiella marina:
- a CDS encoding Mov34/MPN/PAD-1 family protein, whose amino-acid sequence MRVDISPSDLDCLTRHTEACWPDEACALIVGQYLQNQHWIVKRVEPAKNVAADKSRYFEIDPELRIKVEMNILLEDDEIIGVFHSHPEGKAFLSENDIKNIKEPNLFWLIASTSSGKLKEFRAFIAADDRNFDQLTLQTTSTAYGD is encoded by the coding sequence GTGAGGGTTGATATTAGCCCATCCGACCTTGATTGTTTAACGCGGCATACAGAAGCATGTTGGCCGGACGAAGCCTGTGCGTTGATAGTCGGTCAATATCTGCAAAATCAACACTGGATCGTAAAGCGCGTTGAGCCGGCGAAAAATGTCGCAGCGGATAAATCCCGGTATTTCGAAATTGACCCTGAGTTGCGGATCAAGGTGGAAATGAATATCTTACTGGAAGATGATGAAATAATTGGCGTGTTTCATTCTCACCCTGAAGGCAAAGCATTTCTTTCTGAAAACGATATCAAAAATATTAAAGAGCCAAATTTATTCTGGCTGATTGCCAGTACATCATCGGGTAAGCTCAAGGAGTTTCGTGCGTTCATTGCCGCCGATGATCGTAATTTCGATCAGCTAACGTTACAAACCACATCTACTGCTTACGGAGACTAG
- a CDS encoding threonine aldolase family protein gives MDTNHLINFASDNSAPVAPEIMAALLAVNQGPALGYGNDSVTRGFEEQLKDVFECDLRAFPVATGTAANALGLSVMVPPYGSIFAHRLGHIETDECGAPEFYTGGAKIALQDGENGKLDAAHLDKVLSQSGAGNVHHIQPAVLSLTQTTECGTVYTEAEVAALSATAKAHGLGVHMDGARFANAVVSLDCAPADVTVKAGVDILSLGATKNGAMAVEAVVFFNQEKAQEFEFRRKRGAHLFSKMRYFSAQLDAYFADGLWLKFAHHANEMASRLAAGLASSDTASLLYPVEANMVFTKISGEAMAKLEKSNVLFYPEGPKEDSVIRLVASWNTTSEEVDAVLSLIG, from the coding sequence ATGGATACTAATCATCTCATTAATTTTGCAAGTGATAATTCTGCTCCGGTTGCGCCAGAAATAATGGCGGCATTGTTGGCTGTAAACCAGGGTCCGGCACTAGGTTACGGAAATGATTCCGTAACCCGGGGGTTCGAGGAGCAGTTAAAAGACGTATTTGAGTGCGATTTGCGCGCTTTTCCCGTGGCGACGGGAACCGCGGCAAATGCTCTGGGTCTTAGTGTAATGGTTCCACCCTATGGATCTATTTTTGCGCATCGTCTTGGACATATTGAAACGGACGAATGCGGAGCGCCGGAATTCTATACTGGCGGCGCCAAAATAGCGCTGCAAGACGGCGAAAACGGAAAGCTGGATGCAGCGCATCTGGACAAGGTTCTTTCCCAGTCAGGCGCTGGCAACGTCCATCATATCCAGCCGGCAGTTCTGAGCCTGACGCAAACGACGGAATGCGGCACCGTTTATACGGAAGCGGAAGTTGCAGCCCTGAGCGCAACGGCGAAGGCCCACGGGCTTGGGGTTCATATGGATGGTGCGCGGTTTGCGAACGCAGTGGTTAGCCTTGATTGCGCACCGGCTGATGTCACCGTGAAAGCAGGCGTTGACATTCTCTCGCTAGGGGCAACAAAGAACGGAGCCATGGCTGTCGAAGCTGTCGTGTTCTTTAATCAGGAAAAAGCGCAGGAGTTTGAATTCCGGCGCAAGCGCGGCGCTCATTTATTTTCCAAAATGCGTTACTTCTCCGCGCAGCTGGATGCTTATTTTGCCGATGGTTTATGGCTTAAATTTGCACATCACGCGAATGAAATGGCGAGCCGACTGGCCGCCGGACTCGCATCAAGTGACACCGCCAGCTTATTGTATCCCGTTGAAGCAAATATGGTTTTTACGAAAATTTCTGGAGAGGCGATGGCCAAACTGGAAAAATCCAATGTTCTGTTTTATCCAGAGGGACCAAAGGAAGATTCCGTAATTCGTCTCGTTGCTTCCTGGAACACAACATCGGAAGAGGTTGATGCGGTTTTGTCGCTCATTGGATAA
- a CDS encoding mechanosensitive ion channel family protein — MQSIQNFWDIVKDVWQSGYMGVDFSTIATILMILVFALLVRGIFTRFVVNRLARMAEKTENKLDDKVILAMKGPIRFIPVVVGVYFAFEVANIQDGETLAIASSKIVRSLVVFNIFWALYCAITPLTFLLGRLEEIFSTEMVSFLVKIMKGIVAGIGAATVLELWGIEVGPIIAGLGIVGVAVALGAQDLFKNLISGFLILAEKRFKAGDWVKVDGVVEGTVEKIGFRSTMIRRFDRAPTIVPNATFADRAVTNFSEMTHRRIYWKIGVEYSTTVAQMQVITEKIRDYLIENADFAQPHEATMFVVTDSFNASSIDIMIYCFTKTTNWGDWLDIKQDFAYAIKGIVEGAGTGFAFPSISVYKGEGADEPEAFEPPPDFKKGHKADAEGSLFDEHGQ; from the coding sequence ATGCAGAGTATTCAAAATTTTTGGGATATTGTTAAAGACGTTTGGCAAAGCGGTTACATGGGCGTTGATTTTAGCACCATTGCAACCATCTTGATGATCCTTGTGTTTGCGCTGTTGGTTCGCGGTATCTTTACAAGATTTGTTGTCAACCGCCTGGCCAGAATGGCTGAGAAAACAGAGAATAAGCTGGACGATAAAGTGATCCTGGCCATGAAAGGGCCGATCCGGTTTATTCCTGTTGTCGTTGGCGTTTACTTTGCGTTTGAAGTGGCAAATATTCAGGATGGTGAAACCCTGGCAATTGCCTCCAGCAAAATTGTTCGGTCCCTTGTGGTATTTAATATTTTCTGGGCCTTATATTGCGCCATTACCCCGCTGACTTTCCTTTTGGGGCGCCTTGAGGAAATTTTTTCCACCGAAATGGTCAGCTTCCTCGTGAAGATCATGAAGGGTATTGTGGCTGGCATTGGCGCCGCGACTGTTCTTGAACTATGGGGAATTGAAGTCGGGCCGATCATAGCAGGTTTGGGTATCGTTGGCGTAGCCGTTGCTTTGGGGGCCCAGGATCTCTTCAAGAATCTGATTAGCGGGTTTTTGATATTGGCTGAAAAACGCTTCAAGGCTGGCGATTGGGTAAAAGTCGATGGTGTTGTTGAGGGAACAGTGGAGAAAATCGGATTTCGCTCGACCATGATACGGCGGTTTGATCGGGCTCCAACTATTGTCCCGAATGCAACATTTGCCGACCGTGCAGTTACCAATTTTTCCGAAATGACGCATCGGCGGATTTATTGGAAAATAGGCGTTGAGTATTCGACGACAGTGGCGCAAATGCAGGTCATAACGGAAAAGATCAGGGATTATTTGATTGAAAACGCAGATTTCGCCCAGCCTCACGAAGCGACCATGTTTGTCGTCACTGACAGCTTTAATGCCAGCAGTATCGATATTATGATTTATTGCTTTACCAAAACCACCAACTGGGGTGACTGGCTCGATATAAAGCAGGACTTTGCCTATGCAATAAAAGGCATTGTTGAGGGAGCGGGTACAGGCTTTGCCTTTCCGTCAATCTCTGTTTACAAAGGCGAGGGGGCCGATGAACCCGAAGCGTTTGAGCCGCCGCCGGACTTTAAAAAAGGTCATAAAGCCGATGCGGAAGGGTCCTTATTCGATGAACATGGACAATGA
- a CDS encoding sulfurtransferase TusA family protein gives MADISLRLDTSGLNCPLPVLKAKKAIKSMAPGERIVVLATDPASSIDFQHYCHVSGNILENFSEESGVFEYVIRKALKD, from the coding sequence GTGGCTGATATTTCTTTACGACTTGACACATCTGGCCTTAATTGCCCTTTACCTGTCCTGAAGGCCAAGAAGGCCATAAAATCGATGGCTCCGGGAGAGCGAATTGTTGTTCTTGCGACAGATCCAGCCTCCAGCATCGACTTTCAACATTATTGCCATGTAAGTGGCAATATTCTTGAAAACTTCAGTGAAGAGAGCGGTGTCTTCGAATATGTGATCCGCAAAGCTTTAAAAGATTAG
- a CDS encoding class I SAM-dependent RNA methyltransferase yields the protein MPRDLIIDHIGASGDGIALEEGRTYYVPFAAPGDHLSALQGEARGQGYMAEIHEINKAGPFRVTPRCKHFGTCGGCSLQHLDDGFVADWKRQRIVDCLSMSGISNANILPTISSPAHSRRRVEFVASKRKKGVMIGYHVRRSHQVFDVGDCPLIHRSLFALIKPLRSTLPGLMPRNSSARLMATVTDNGPDILVTAENELSLETRQVLAEFATQNNLSRIAWRQNPKDVPEVISAIKPAKVQLGDIPVTLSPGGFLQATTSGEEALVEIATKALQNCDNVVDLFAGCGSFTFPLSRSSKVHAVEGDQELVSALQSSANKNILPISTETRDLFRRPLFTTELKTYDGLLFDPPRAGAKAQVEEIAESSIGTVVAVSCNPVTFARDISHLVSEGYQLEFIQPVDQFLWSAHVEMGAVLRR from the coding sequence ATGCCCCGTGACCTCATAATTGACCATATTGGCGCAAGCGGCGATGGCATCGCGTTGGAGGAGGGACGGACTTATTATGTCCCCTTTGCCGCGCCGGGCGACCACCTTTCTGCCCTTCAAGGAGAAGCCCGTGGTCAGGGATATATGGCCGAGATACATGAAATTAATAAAGCTGGACCTTTTCGAGTTACGCCTCGGTGCAAGCATTTCGGCACCTGCGGCGGCTGCTCCTTGCAGCATCTCGACGATGGTTTTGTCGCTGACTGGAAACGTCAGCGAATTGTTGATTGTTTGTCCATGTCTGGTATTTCCAATGCGAATATACTCCCGACAATCAGCAGCCCTGCGCATAGCAGACGGCGTGTGGAGTTCGTCGCGTCAAAGCGTAAAAAAGGAGTTATGATCGGCTATCATGTTCGGCGCAGTCACCAGGTATTTGACGTCGGCGACTGCCCTCTTATTCACCGATCACTTTTTGCGCTGATCAAACCTCTAAGATCCACCCTACCGGGTCTAATGCCGCGCAACAGCAGTGCCCGCCTCATGGCGACCGTGACGGATAATGGGCCAGATATTCTCGTAACTGCAGAAAACGAGCTGTCGTTGGAAACGCGGCAAGTACTTGCCGAATTTGCCACGCAAAACAACCTTTCCCGAATTGCCTGGAGGCAGAACCCAAAGGACGTACCGGAAGTTATTTCCGCCATAAAGCCTGCAAAGGTTCAATTAGGTGATATTCCCGTCACGCTCTCCCCCGGTGGATTTTTACAGGCAACAACCTCTGGCGAAGAAGCCTTGGTCGAAATTGCAACGAAGGCTCTGCAAAATTGTGACAATGTTGTTGATCTGTTCGCCGGTTGCGGCAGTTTTACTTTTCCCTTGTCACGATCTTCAAAGGTACATGCTGTTGAAGGAGATCAAGAGCTGGTGTCCGCCCTGCAAAGCTCAGCGAACAAAAACATCCTCCCCATAAGCACGGAAACCCGTGACCTATTCCGTCGTCCTCTTTTTACGACGGAGCTAAAGACATATGATGGATTACTGTTTGACCCACCGCGAGCTGGCGCAAAAGCACAAGTCGAAGAGATCGCAGAAAGTTCGATTGGAACGGTTGTGGCAGTTTCCTGCAATCCGGTGACATTCGCCAGGGATATAAGTCATTTGGTTTCAGAAGGTTATCAGCTAGAGTTCATTCAACCAGTTGACCAGTTTCTTTGGTCCGCGCATGTGGAAATGGGCGCCGTCCTGCGCAGATGA
- a CDS encoding TlyA family RNA methyltransferase — protein MPDFSAPTQRLDLELVRRKMVKSRARAQDHIKNGHVFVDDVPTTKMTRKVSQDIPITINAPEMDWVGRGALKLLAALEYFEINPAGSIAADIGASTGGFCQVLLQHDAQKIYAVDVGHGQLDPLIANDKRVINLEKTNARILSSALIADPLDLVVSDVSFISLKLALPPALKLCRNGAHLLALVKPQFEVGKGNVGKGGIVRDPELVRSVPLEMTNWINSLAGWQALGTVESPIEGSDGNTEFLLGAKYAP, from the coding sequence ATGCCGGATTTCAGCGCGCCTACGCAACGCCTGGATCTGGAACTGGTCCGCCGTAAAATGGTGAAAAGCCGGGCACGGGCCCAAGATCACATTAAAAACGGACATGTTTTCGTTGACGATGTTCCAACAACAAAAATGACCAGAAAAGTTAGTCAAGATATCCCCATTACAATTAACGCACCGGAAATGGATTGGGTAGGACGCGGAGCCCTTAAACTTCTCGCCGCTTTGGAATATTTCGAGATTAATCCCGCAGGATCAATTGCCGCCGATATTGGGGCGTCTACCGGTGGGTTTTGCCAGGTCCTTTTGCAGCATGACGCGCAGAAGATTTATGCTGTTGATGTCGGACATGGCCAGCTCGACCCACTTATTGCAAATGATAAACGCGTAATCAATCTCGAAAAAACGAATGCTCGCATCCTTTCCTCGGCTTTGATCGCCGACCCCCTTGATCTCGTGGTCTCGGATGTCAGTTTCATATCATTGAAGTTGGCACTTCCGCCAGCGCTCAAATTGTGTCGGAACGGGGCACATTTACTCGCGCTCGTCAAACCACAATTTGAAGTCGGCAAGGGTAATGTCGGCAAAGGTGGTATTGTCCGGGATCCTGAATTGGTTCGGTCTGTTCCCCTGGAAATGACAAACTGGATCAATTCACTCGCTGGCTGGCAGGCTCTGGGAACCGTTGAAAGCCCTATCGAAGGGAGTGATGGTAATACGGAATTTTTGCTAGGAGCAAAATATGCCCCGTGA
- the dxs gene encoding 1-deoxy-D-xylulose-5-phosphate synthase encodes MGQLIQLADELRQETIDAVSVTGGHLGAGLGVVELTVAIHHVFNTPDDRLIWDVGHQCYPHKILTGRRDRIRTLRQPEGLSGFTKRAESDYDPFGAAHSSTSISAGLGMAVGRDLQGRDNNVISVIGDGAMSAGMAYEAMNNAGAMDARQIVILNDNDMSIAPPVGAMSAYLSRLLSGKPYRGIREIAKQFAAMLPDPLERTARRAEEFARGMITGGTLFEELGFYYVGPIDGHNLEHLIPVLVNARDSKNGPILIHCVTQKGKGYAPAEAAADKYHGVSKFDVVTGAQAKATPNAPSYTKVFAQSLIEEAEKDDKIVAVTAAMPDGTGLDQFQKRFADRCFDVGIAEQHAVTFAAGMATEGMKPFVAIYSTFLQRAYDQVVHDVAIQNLPVRFALDRAGLVGADGATHAGSFDITYLATLPNMMVMAPADEAELKHMVATAAAYDDGPCAFRYPRGEGVGVDLPEAGDILEIGKGRILKQGDRVAILSLGTHLKDALLAAEELEAKGISTTVADARFCKPLDEDLVRDLASTHNVLLTVEDGAIGGFGSHVLQFLALNGLMDSDLKVRPLCMADSFIDQNKIENMYEEAGLTAKHMVTAVLEALKSNDQSRTNLSAV; translated from the coding sequence ATGGGACAGCTGATTCAGCTGGCGGACGAACTCCGGCAGGAAACAATTGATGCTGTCTCGGTTACAGGTGGGCATTTAGGCGCAGGCCTTGGAGTTGTTGAACTTACCGTCGCAATCCACCATGTGTTCAACACCCCCGATGACAGACTGATTTGGGATGTGGGGCATCAGTGCTACCCCCATAAAATTCTCACTGGACGGCGAGACCGTATCCGCACATTGCGCCAACCGGAAGGACTTTCTGGCTTCACCAAGAGAGCCGAGAGCGATTACGACCCCTTTGGTGCCGCTCATTCATCGACCTCAATTTCTGCCGGGTTGGGAATGGCTGTCGGGCGGGATCTGCAAGGACGTGACAATAACGTCATATCGGTCATAGGCGACGGCGCCATGAGCGCGGGCATGGCGTATGAAGCCATGAACAACGCCGGCGCCATGGACGCCCGGCAAATCGTTATCCTCAATGACAATGATATGTCCATAGCCCCGCCTGTCGGCGCCATGAGCGCGTATCTATCCAGGCTGTTATCGGGAAAGCCCTATCGCGGTATTCGCGAGATCGCCAAACAGTTCGCCGCCATGTTACCGGATCCTTTGGAGCGGACTGCAAGACGAGCCGAAGAGTTTGCCCGTGGCATGATAACCGGGGGAACCTTGTTTGAAGAGCTGGGTTTTTATTATGTCGGCCCCATAGACGGCCATAATCTGGAACATCTTATACCGGTTTTGGTAAATGCGCGGGATTCCAAGAATGGGCCCATACTTATCCATTGCGTAACCCAAAAAGGGAAAGGCTATGCACCGGCTGAAGCTGCCGCCGACAAGTATCATGGCGTCTCTAAATTTGACGTTGTTACGGGTGCACAGGCGAAAGCAACCCCCAATGCCCCCTCTTATACCAAGGTGTTTGCGCAAAGCCTGATTGAGGAAGCCGAGAAAGACGATAAAATTGTTGCTGTAACTGCTGCGATGCCGGACGGAACCGGTTTGGACCAGTTTCAAAAGCGTTTCGCGGATCGATGCTTTGACGTTGGTATTGCGGAACAGCATGCTGTGACATTCGCAGCGGGGATGGCGACCGAAGGCATGAAACCTTTTGTTGCGATTTATTCTACTTTTTTACAAAGAGCCTATGATCAGGTTGTGCATGATGTGGCTATCCAGAACCTTCCGGTACGCTTTGCGCTTGATCGCGCGGGTTTGGTCGGCGCCGATGGCGCGACCCATGCCGGATCCTTTGATATCACATATCTTGCGACGTTGCCCAATATGATGGTAATGGCACCAGCTGACGAAGCGGAACTCAAACATATGGTGGCAACCGCCGCGGCCTATGACGACGGCCCTTGCGCCTTTCGCTATCCACGTGGCGAGGGCGTTGGAGTTGATTTACCGGAAGCAGGCGACATTCTTGAAATTGGAAAAGGACGCATCCTGAAACAAGGGGATCGCGTCGCCATATTATCCCTGGGCACCCATTTAAAGGACGCACTTCTGGCGGCGGAAGAGCTGGAGGCTAAGGGTATTTCAACGACAGTTGCCGATGCCCGTTTCTGCAAGCCGCTGGACGAGGATCTCGTGCGCGATCTGGCCTCTACACATAATGTCTTACTGACGGTTGAAGATGGCGCCATCGGGGGCTTCGGCAGCCATGTACTACAGTTTCTTGCTCTTAACGGTTTGATGGATTCAGATTTGAAGGTTCGTCCCCTCTGTATGGCCGATAGCTTTATCGACCAGAATAAAATTGAAAACATGTATGAGGAAGCCGGATTAACTGCCAAACATATGGTGACGGCGGTTCTAGAGGCCTTAAAATCCAACGACCAGTCACGTACAAATCTTTCTGCGGTTTAA
- a CDS encoding polyprenyl synthetase family protein: protein MEDDFHKALRQTAELMETELAHFLPTNEGLEKQLYKAMRYGVLSGGKRLRAFLVIQSADLFSVPRIHSTRVAAALELVHSYSLIHDDLPCMDDDDLRRGIPTVHKHYDEATAVLAGDALQSLAFDILSHADTHPSPEVRIALVAKLAHAIGVKGMVGGQTMDMYADAVDIDIITITRLQQLKTGALISFACIAGAILGHAPPAKTQALKAYAHDLGLAFQIADDILDIEGTTEQLGKAAGKDEAAGKATFVSLMGLEEAKIHASMLAEQAVKHLDIFGPKADLLRQAAAFTIERKK from the coding sequence ATGGAAGATGATTTTCACAAAGCGCTTCGTCAGACCGCTGAACTGATGGAAACGGAACTTGCACATTTTTTGCCGACCAATGAGGGGCTTGAAAAGCAACTTTATAAAGCGATGCGCTATGGTGTTCTTTCAGGTGGTAAACGGCTTCGTGCCTTTTTGGTCATTCAAAGTGCTGATCTGTTTTCAGTTCCGCGCATTCATTCAACCCGGGTTGCCGCAGCGTTGGAACTCGTTCATAGTTATTCACTCATCCATGATGATTTGCCATGTATGGACGACGATGACCTGCGACGCGGAATTCCGACCGTCCACAAACACTATGATGAAGCCACGGCAGTATTGGCAGGCGACGCGCTGCAGTCTCTCGCGTTTGATATCCTGAGTCATGCAGACACACATCCTTCGCCAGAGGTTCGCATCGCACTGGTTGCCAAACTGGCGCATGCCATCGGTGTAAAAGGCATGGTCGGCGGGCAGACCATGGATATGTATGCCGATGCCGTTGATATCGACATTATCACCATCACAAGACTACAGCAGCTTAAAACCGGCGCGTTGATTTCTTTTGCCTGTATTGCAGGTGCCATACTTGGCCACGCCCCCCCGGCGAAAACGCAAGCCCTTAAAGCCTACGCCCATGATCTTGGCTTGGCTTTTCAAATTGCGGACGATATTTTAGATATTGAAGGTACGACGGAACAGCTTGGCAAGGCCGCAGGAAAAGATGAAGCCGCTGGAAAAGCCACATTTGTATCCCTTATGGGACTTGAAGAAGCCAAAATTCATGCGTCTATGTTAGCGGAGCAAGCTGTAAAGCATCTTGACATCTTCGGCCCAAAGGCGGATTTACTGCGTCAGGCCGCTGCGTTCACTATTGAGCGTAAAAAATAA
- a CDS encoding exodeoxyribonuclease VII small subunit: MAENQEVPEEIAALSFEEALQELEKIVEKLDSGQVDLDQSIDIYSRGSALKQHCEGKLRNAQERVDKIVNKNGSLSTQPANVE, encoded by the coding sequence ATGGCCGAAAATCAAGAAGTACCGGAAGAAATTGCCGCGCTTAGTTTCGAAGAAGCTCTGCAGGAGTTGGAAAAAATCGTAGAAAAACTGGATTCGGGGCAAGTCGACCTTGACCAGTCGATAGATATCTATTCGCGCGGTTCCGCGCTGAAGCAGCATTGTGAAGGAAAACTCCGCAATGCGCAGGAACGCGTGGACAAGATCGTCAATAAGAATGGCTCGCTGTCCACCCAACCGGCAAACGTCGAATAA
- a CDS encoding histone deacetylase family protein, with protein MTTYLFTHRDCLFHDTGEGHPERADRLRSVLHRLDLEEFPDLDRLEAPLASREMLALAHTDDYLDHIDKMAPEAGIIALDPDTKMSPGSKDAALRAAGAVCAAVDMVMSQESANAFCATRPPGHHAEADKAMGFCIFNSIAIGAKYARDKYALKRIAVLDFDVHHGNGTQSIFEADPDLFYGSTHQAPYYPGTGSASETGVGNIFNVPLAAGDGWLKFKAAMQDIILPALEKFDPDLLLISAGFDAHEKDPLADINLTAEDYEWISLELVRIADNCCAGRIVSTLEGGYDLDGLSEGVNAHVKALLRR; from the coding sequence ATGACAACATATCTTTTTACCCATCGCGACTGTCTTTTTCACGATACTGGAGAGGGACATCCCGAAAGAGCGGATCGATTAAGATCCGTACTTCACCGACTGGATCTTGAAGAATTTCCTGATCTGGATCGCCTGGAAGCTCCCCTTGCGAGTCGAGAGATGCTGGCACTTGCCCATACCGATGACTATCTGGACCATATCGATAAAATGGCACCAGAGGCCGGAATTATTGCTCTTGATCCTGATACGAAGATGTCTCCGGGCTCGAAAGATGCGGCGCTGAGAGCCGCTGGTGCTGTCTGCGCCGCCGTCGATATGGTTATGTCGCAAGAAAGTGCCAATGCATTCTGTGCCACCCGCCCGCCAGGACATCATGCCGAAGCAGACAAAGCCATGGGATTTTGCATATTTAACAGTATCGCGATCGGCGCGAAATATGCCCGTGACAAATATGCGCTGAAACGGATCGCCGTCTTGGATTTTGATGTGCATCACGGAAACGGTACCCAGTCAATATTTGAGGCTGATCCAGACTTGTTCTATGGGTCAACCCATCAAGCCCCCTATTATCCCGGAACTGGAAGTGCGTCGGAAACCGGGGTTGGCAATATCTTCAACGTCCCGCTTGCCGCCGGCGATGGATGGTTAAAGTTTAAAGCTGCTATGCAAGATATTATTCTTCCGGCACTTGAGAAATTCGACCCTGATCTCTTGTTGATATCAGCAGGATTTGATGCCCATGAGAAAGATCCGCTGGCGGACATCAATTTGACGGCCGAAGATTACGAATGGATATCCTTGGAATTGGTCCGTATAGCCGATAATTGCTGCGCCGGGCGGATCGTTTCGACATTGGAAGGAGGCTATGATCTTGACGGGCTTTCAGAAGGTGTAAATGCCCATGTGAAAGCGTTGCTCCGCCGGTAA
- a CDS encoding efflux RND transporter periplasmic adaptor subunit, which translates to MKKTQQFVIILVVVALGYAGWHFKSDLPFIGGEQVAAASKPHNRPPQGVIVSEVFLKELPRILTAVGTAKANESVDITTKVSGIIKSLNFSEGQEISRGAVLVQMDDAEFRANLTESEAERDNRQKLYDRALKLYETKNVPKAQVDLLLSELLASEAKIAADKARISDYVIKAPFPGVLGFREVSVGSLVKPGDVITTLDDTELIKIDFDLPERILAEIRPEQEFQAISVAYPDKVFQGVVGIIATRVDEVTRAVRVRGFVPNEEGLLKPGMFLSIRLQVSIDTDALMVSEEAVVTTINGHHVYAVVEDKAVRTPIEIGRRTRGYVEIIKGLDEDDRVIVEGLQKIKDGSPVSPTLAVLKSEAVSTQ; encoded by the coding sequence ATGAAAAAAACACAACAATTTGTCATCATACTGGTCGTTGTCGCCCTTGGATATGCCGGCTGGCATTTTAAATCGGATCTCCCCTTTATAGGCGGGGAGCAGGTTGCAGCAGCGTCAAAACCGCACAATCGGCCTCCGCAAGGTGTCATTGTATCAGAGGTTTTTCTGAAAGAACTGCCTCGTATCCTCACCGCTGTCGGGACTGCGAAAGCCAATGAATCTGTCGATATTACGACCAAAGTGTCAGGTATCATCAAATCATTGAACTTTTCCGAAGGGCAGGAGATTTCGCGCGGTGCAGTTTTAGTACAGATGGATGATGCTGAATTTCGAGCCAATCTTACCGAATCGGAGGCGGAGAGGGATAACCGTCAAAAGCTCTATGACCGGGCATTGAAACTTTATGAGACTAAAAATGTGCCGAAGGCACAAGTTGATTTATTGCTTTCTGAGCTGCTGGCGTCGGAAGCCAAGATCGCAGCGGATAAAGCGCGGATCAGCGACTATGTCATCAAAGCGCCTTTCCCGGGTGTTCTTGGATTCAGAGAGGTAAGTGTTGGGTCTCTTGTTAAACCGGGGGATGTCATTACAACGCTGGATGATACGGAGCTGATTAAAATAGATTTCGATCTGCCCGAGCGAATTCTTGCGGAAATTCGGCCGGAACAGGAATTTCAGGCCATTAGTGTCGCGTATCCGGATAAGGTTTTTCAGGGTGTTGTCGGTATTATCGCTACCCGAGTTGATGAAGTGACACGTGCGGTTAGAGTGCGCGGATTTGTCCCCAATGAAGAAGGATTACTCAAACCCGGCATGTTTTTATCCATACGCTTGCAGGTCAGTATCGATACGGATGCCCTGATGGTATCTGAAGAAGCAGTTGTCACGACCATAAATGGCCATCATGTATATGCTGTTGTTGAGGATAAAGCTGTGCGTACACCCATAGAAATTGGCCGTAGAACCAGGGGGTACGTAGAAATTATTAAAGGATTGGATGAGGATGATCGCGTCATTGTAGAGGGATTGCAGAAAATAAAAGACGGTTCGCCGGTATCCCCAACCCTGGCGGTATTGAAATCGGAAGCGGTATCAACGCAATGA